One genomic window of Leptospira johnsonii includes the following:
- a CDS encoding type II toxin-antitoxin system RelE/ParE family toxin: MIISFRHKGLEQFFETGSKKGIQADHSNKLARILDRLDSSTSPKDMDLPAYRLHPLKGREKGRWSVWVNGNWRVTFEFEGENAIVVDYEDYH; the protein is encoded by the coding sequence TTGATTATTTCCTTTAGACACAAAGGCCTTGAACAGTTTTTTGAAACTGGCAGTAAGAAAGGAATACAAGCAGATCATTCAAATAAACTAGCTAGGATATTAGATAGGTTAGATTCTTCCACATCACCAAAAGATATGGATTTACCAGCGTATCGCTTGCATCCTCTGAAGGGTCGCGAAAAGGGTAGGTGGTCAGTCTGGGTAAATGGGAATTGGCGTGTCACCTTTGAATTTGAAGGTGAAAACGCGATAGTAGTCGATTATGAAGATTATCATTAG